A stretch of DNA from Diospyros lotus cultivar Yz01 chromosome 14, ASM1463336v1, whole genome shotgun sequence:
gagagagagagagagatggagtaCAGGCATTTCACCCACGAGCACAACTTGAGCCTCTACCAGGTGCAGCAAGGCCAAGAATTCCGGTGCTCAGTGTGCGAGACATTGTGCAAAGAATGCATGTACGCCTGCTGGCACTGCGGCTTCTTCCTCCACGACCACTGCGGCAACGCCAACCGTTTCATCCGTCACCCCTCCCATCCTCCCCACCCTCTCATCCTCCTCCCTTCCCCCACCTACTGCGGCGGCGCCTTCCTCTGTAACGCTTGCGCAGCCCCTGGCACCGCCTTCTCCTACAGCTGCGCCCTCTGCGAGATCGACCTCCATCTCCGCTGCGCCTTCTTGCCTCCCGAGGTAACTCTAATATCCCTTGTTAGCATCAGATGGAGCGTATTTAAATCAAGAAGAAACAAGACGAAACATGAGGGACTTGTTCTATTTCTATGGAACTTACAAGGAGCTATATATCTAACAGGTAACCCACAAAGCCCATCAGCACAAGCTGATCCTCAGCTTCAACGCAAAAGAGGCCATTTCCGGTACATGCAAGCTGTGTAACAAGGAGTTGCAGGCTCAGCAATGGAGTTATTGTTGTGTTAGATGTAGTGGTTTTCGAGTGCACACGTCTTGCGCCACTGACAAGGTGAGGCCGGGGCTGTATGTGGACGGCGAAGAAGAGCCGGGAGCTTCGCAGGGGCGGCCTCAGAAGGAGGAGCAGCAGCAGCTTGAACCATCGGAAGATGCAGTTGCCCAGTTGCTTAGGTATCAGCTTCAGATGCAGATGGCGGAGCAGATACTGGCTTCGTCGGATTTGAATTCCAAATCCTGAGATCAACTCATCAGTCTTATTGCTTGTTGAATTCCTAAATCCTAGTTGTAATTTGAGTAAATTAATCTTCTCCAGTGTCGAGAAATGagaatcattaaaaaaaaattaatttcactttCGCACcttcagaaaataaaatacaaaacttcCCACTTTCGTATCAAACTTACAATATGATGATAATCAAACTCTACAACGCATGTTTTGAATCCCCCACCCACCCCTCCATTTTGATGATCAGATGCTGCAACTCTCACTTTCATGTAACCCTTTTCCATAAATGTACAAAGGAAGATTCTCATTTTCCGGTCACCACTGCCAATAACTGGTTTCTCCACGAGTGAATTTCTACCTGATACGGTTCTCGAAAAGAAATTCAACATTCTCAGGATGTTCAGCATTTCTCCTCGCAGTGATCTGCATAAGCGCACCATCAGTAAGCATGCGCTGTAGCACTCTCGTTATGTTTTTCGTATCATCAATGCCTAGATGGTGACTTCCTACCAGTGGCATCTGAAGTTCCCTCATCATTGTCATCATTCCTGTGGCCTAGCATTCAGAAAACCAGTAAAATCATCAATATAGTACAAACACAAGggaaaataaaccaaattagGGACAATATCGTTTGCAGCTCTACTAGTTTTGGCACTTGCTCTCCAAACAATTGATCTGGAATCGAATTGATAATTTTGGAACACTGGATAACTTAGTATCATTGAAGAGTAAGATACAGACAATGGTAGCTCATTTTATTGCTAAATCTGAGTACAGAATCAAGGCGCATATCCCAAGTGAGTTAATATGATTAAAACATGTTATTAGAGAGATACGAATCGGCCAAATACATATTACAATgcaattttgagtcaattgcatctctgaattttttgttattttaattacattcctGAATTTATTGTTCTCAACAAATTTGTCGAGATATGCCactaactcaaaattacatagttcaagaatgtaattgaaacaacaaaaaggtttaggggtgcaattgactcaaaattgcAAGTTCAAGAATGcctttgaaataacaaaaagtttgagtgtctaaataaaaaaaacatacaacTACAggagttaaaatatattttgccATACGAGTCTAACGTGTAGTCTATGGAGTCAACATGTGATGGGCATGCAACAATTCACATCACTTCCAATCTTGTATTTCATGAGAGGACTAAGTACATATTGGGCTTGATTGTCATTTCATTCAAGGAAGGCGtcataaaatcttataaaaactACTTATGTGAAATATGAATGCAGATTTGTTTACCAATCTTTTAACTGTAACACGTTTGGAACATATGACACTCCAGCTAGAGGGGGAGTTTTAATAGGTACTTTATGACATTCAAATACAAACTGACATAATCCTTAATTGGGCGGCCAGTATTCTTTTATTCTATGTAAACATTACAACAATAAACCACACTGATGCCATTCATGTTAAGGTTATAATGCCAAATCAAGGGGACAGCAATAAAAGGAACCAAAAAACTACAATGCTCGTGTACTCACCCTCCTCTTGTAGAAGTTTAGATAGATGTCCTTCAGATTGATCCATTCCATAAAATATGGGGGAAGTGTCATCCTTGATACTCTGCATTGTTGAGGGATTTTTGTCTTCAGATCCCAATTCCCACTATTTCATGTAAAAAGAAGATGTattagaaaggaaaagaaaacctTCATATGTACGCCTCAAATAGTTTACTTTCTGAGGAAATACTATTTTCATTTAATCAGAATATGGTTAgtcatttcattttgttttaatgaAAGATTTGATACAATCAAAAGTTGCACTCAACCTCTGTTATTGATGATTATTTCTTTAACTACTATAAAATGGATTGAGACTGCAGTAGATGTTTCCATTGACTAAATTATGCATCccagaaaaatacaaaaaaaaactaCATTACGCAGCATTAGTCAAATGTTGGCGGGCTAACAGATAAAATCCAGTTTAGGCCTTGGCCTAGTTGAAgtgaaaatgaccaaatttatTTTGTTCCTACAACTCATACAACTTACCAAGTCACAAATGCAGCTTTTCTAAGATCCCCAGGGAGCTCTTTTTCCCATAAGTGATGAAGACCAATCCATGCTTCAAACTGTTGAATAACTTCCTCAAATGGAATAGCTGTATCATGCCAAACACTGCAAATCTGGTTAAGTTATATCACCTTACGaacatagataaaaaaaaaaattaagtatgcTGTTCATGGATATAATCCGTCAGAGTTTATAGAAGTCTTTCAGAACAAAGACAGCATTTTGGTACAGCTATTCTCTCCCTCCTgagtaaaatataacaaattttcatGGGTATAAATTAGAGATTCTGCACACTTGGGCCACATAGTCATCAACAAACACTGGGTTTAGCAGAGAGAGCGCAAACATAGGGAACTCTAAACAAAATTAGCAAAGCAAATTGATTTACTAGTAAGTGCATTGAGAATTACCCTGAGTGTTTTAACCATATGTCTTTGTGAATAAACAAAGGTAACTCAAAGGGGCAATTATGAAACAAGAAAATCCACAAAGAGCATTCTTTGATGAAATCATaactatatttatttgtttttctgcATCAGAGGTATGCGCATTACAGCTGGCACTTGACCATATTATCAGAGATATTTCACTGGTAAAATTATAAAGCATTAAAACTTGTAGCATGGTAAAATTGCTAGTTTATCAGTAATGTCAACAAGTATCAAATCCATAAAGTACaaaattattatcatatataGGTTCTTATATAGGTTCTACTACATAACACACCATGATACCTTGTAAATGTGTCCATTTCACCAATTGTACTTCAATTGGAAAATCAACCCAAATAGATGGCAACACTAAGCTAGATTACTAATCTAAAAGGCTTTGTGTGCACAAAGACAGTCATACTTGTGAAATTACAAACCAAAATTACAGTTTCACCTCTGGAACTGCTTTCTGAACAAATCTTATGCAAGAGCTAtgcaataaaaataaagacagAAACTGCATACCGATCAACTCctagttttccatattttcctTCTATATACTGCATTGTCCTTTCCTCACTCATAGCAGAGGGCCTCACAAATCTGGAAAGGACAATAgacaagaagaataagaaaaataaactcTGACAAATCATGCTATCAGCAAATCAACAATATTATAAGCTCCAATTCAAGAAATTGCTAATGTAAAGAGAAACAGTGTTTCCAGAAAAGCAAATGAGAACAATTCCTTCCAGGACTAACCAAATCTGGACATTATGTATGCTTTTAAAGATTCTAAGTTTTTTTGGGGGGAATAATTTAACGATTTAAAGTTTTTGTACTAATGTATCATGGATTAATTATCCTCGTGGCATGCCCAAAACATGCTCATTTGCTTATTCTGTTGGCATGATGGAATACGATACCATCCCTCAGCTCCCAATAATCCCATCTCCCAATTCCCCAAAATGTTTTACAGATTAATCATGCATGCAAGTCTTAAAACAAATAAGATCAAACATGATATTCCtaaataagaacaaatcattTGATAAGCCCCTAATCAACAAATGATAAGAAAAGAGTTGAACCTGTGGAACACATCCACCACATCCAGTGTATTGGCATCCAGCATTAGAACAGGAAACTCCAGAATCTCTACTTTTCCCTCCAAATCAAGCACAAGGAAAAAGTCTAATTGCTGAGAGCGTGTGTGTTTGAACTTGTCAGAGCTTACTTTAAGCTCCACAGAGCAATTATGATTGAATTTCTCTAGGTGGATAGGATCATCCATCTGCATGACACATATTCAATTAGATATGAATCCTAGTGTATATTACAATGAATTTTCTTTCCAGATAGCCAAAATACAGTACCTATTTGTTTGTAAGTTAGTGTACTGTTAATGCCTCATTTTTTACACCGTTATGAAGAAGATTATACATTTATCATTAGACACAACAACCATGCTATAACAAAAGAGAACCACTTCAAAGATAAGAATAATTAACTAActattctttttggttttctttctcTGCTTTTTTCAGTaagtttctttccttttcttttctgttttcctTACAGCATATGTATTACATTATGTATGTGCCAAACCATATGATTGACCTTTcattcttttactttatttattttttatttgtaagaaaatgtaaataaaacaGAATTCTCGTTAACCAAACATCTTAATTACAATTCATCTTTACTTTACTACAGACTTCCATAATTTGAAGGGAAAATTGTAAACCAAAGGCCTAAGTTTTAGGCCCCCTGTTATCCAAAAATTCAACTACTTTAGTCTTTAGTTTCTAACTTCCCACCATTTTTCAACCACCCACAATGTAGGAGAGGGGCCAACTCCACCTCACATAGGCTTCCAGTCTTAATCAAGCTAGGTCGAGGGAGATTCAGAATGGTTCGTAGCTGAATTAGTGTAATCTGTTGGGTGGGGAGGTATTCAGAAAATTAGAAGTAgaacaacaaaacaaaagggtttttttttttttatcaaacagaTGGCGTCCATTACAGTTATTGGTTATAGTACACTTCATACTATGTCAACCAGATTCTCTCAGTTCATGAATAACCCATTTGAACTGAAACCAAGAAGAGGAAACAGGCTGGCTTACCTTCGTGCACTTACCCTGGGCATGGTACAAACACATAGGCCTCCATCGACTGCTCTGCTTGGGAGTTGATTCCTGGGTGGAACTAGAGAGAGAAGCAGAGAGATTAAATCTGCTGGGGTACGTTTGCTGAAGAGACGATGCCAGATGACCAGACAACGAGAAAGGAAACAGAGAAGACAGATACTTGTGGCCACACAAGGAAATCCTATGCCAAGAAACCCTCGAAAGTGCCATTTTCAACAGGACCAACCAGCCGGTACAAGCTTTGGCAGCAACAAACGACAAAGACAGTAAGaactagggttttttttttagacgTCAACAGATAATAGCCTACAAGTGCATCGCTGGTACCGGTAGCGTAATTACACATCCCTTAAACCCGTTAATTCTTTCATTTAACCGCCTTCTCTAGAAACATTTTAATTTGAAGTTTAGAGTAAGAAACAGTCATGTAAATAGCGTTCTATTTGTAACGTTCCGAATTTTtataaatcttgaaatttatgaaaaaaaataatagttggTTGAAGtttttattgaatatttaaaaattttagagaaaatatttatttatggtgttttgaggaaatgaaaaaaaaattaaggtaattaattattttacttgaaagtaattatagaaatattaaaaattagagcaaaagtcaccttaaaaataaaatggggGATAATATGAAGCAAGGAGATGGCTAGACCAAGTGGCTATTGTGCTTGTGTGCATGTGAGGGGCGGGAGGATTGAATCTCTGCAGGCGCAAAAGAAAGGCTGGGAATTTTTATTCCCAACTAAGCGCCTAGCGTGCGCTCGCCATACGCGCAGCCTTCTGCTTTGTCTTTCGATTTTTGTCCACCAGAGCCCAAATGCTTTTCACATTTTGATGCAATTGCTCTAGAAACTTGGGAAGAATATAAATGATATTGTCCTAAGAGTAGACTACCTAATTATGTTATGAAATGATGTAAATTAAGAAAGTGCTCAGTGAgagataatataaataaagagcCTGTGAATGCAAATGAGGGCAGGAGAAGTGAACGTCAATTTGAGGAGAAGCAGAGCAGTAAGATATGCTCAATTTTAAAGTTATTCTATCATTAGTCAATTGATGAATTGATTAGTAAAGTGGTGTATTTGATTAAGTTAAAGTTTAttctaattagttaatttaattattagttagttagttaaattaattagtaaaggACAATgtctaaattagttaattaataatttagtgGATTCGgtagttaaatgaatttaattacgGGTTGACTttgctttgaaaatattttttgttaaggGAATTGAGTGCATCAACGGTAGAAATTACCAGGCGGCACGTATCttgaggtaagggtttaatatgctctttgataaatttcttttgtcatgacTTACATAAGATATTGAGGAAGTGATTAGGCATAGGGCAGTGGATTGTCGATCGTGAGGGTCCTAGGACGGGGTCATAGATGGAATTACTAGAGGCCACCTAGAACCTAAAATATGTGCGATGGACGGGCTTGCATGCATGTtgcacttcatttttatctGTGATGTCATACTTAATAATTCACTGCATTGCATATTATCTTTATTGAGTCCTATAACTCACCATTCCATTCCTACTAACGCACAGATAGTTCGGGGTCCGGTAAGGAGAAGACGATGTATACCGAAGACTAACTAAATGATAAGAATGGCAACCCATGATGGAAATGCAACCTAGTAACTCATGTCTGTCATGTAATTATTGTGTAGTTGTGTTGAACGTTATTTATATTTTCCAGTGGGACTTATTACTTTTAATAAGTACTTTGTGTGAGTAAGTTGTGATATACCTTaattgcaatttattaatctgcTCATTAAGTACATGTCAGATTCGAGACTCAAGTGTCCTTCCGCTACATATGAGTCTTAGACCTCGAGTCCTCGATGTTCGGAGGCGgtgaagcctggaccccacccagggcgccCACGTTATCTTTTTCTCCCCGTTGTTAGGGCATAGCCGACCTCCGGAATGGGACCTACTGACGTAATCTTGAGTTATGGTGACACCTGGTAGTGAGGACGAGGCATCACACTATTTTAATGGGAGATCTAACTctttgggataatttttttttgtgtgtttttggtattcatatatttaattatgtcaggagagataaattataagtgtaacACTTCGACTCATTGTGTAAAATGAGAATCAAACTTACAATTCACCGAATTAACACCGACATTTCGCTCACTTGACATGTCGATTTATATTCTCAGAACATGAGAGATTTAACTCCAACGTTTAATACAAGTTGTGAAGCCATAATTATAATTCTATATTACGTgtcatgatttttcttttaaattagtattttcaattatttatacacttatatataaTCTTACATCTAGCCTTCAACTCCACTTTTGGTTATTCTCATTTGTGACAGTTTTTAAATCTCTTTGGCCCTTCAATATTTGTATACCTCCTTAATTTAGgtgattttataaattattttgaatattcaaTTAGGTTACCTAATACAATCTTGAAATACaacttattgaaaaaaaaaaatcataaaatgcaataataattaagtttttggcataaaaaaattactaataaaggagaattgtgaagaaaaaaaacccaataatcaattaataatgggactacaaattttgaaaatcactcCCTGATAATTCATCCTAAAAAAACCAAAGTAAAGACACAAAAGGCAcgtattaataatatttctctATCAATTAGcaatcttttcattttttaacatttgaaaTAAGAGTTCATTCCACGTATCAATCGGTCCTGGCAAACACCAATGCAGACAATCAGTTGACCTAATTTTTTGTCCTGGACGTAATCCATAAATATTAGGGTGTCCGTCGGGTCTTAACCTCATAGCTTCGGTCACATCCAACAACCTATTAAGAgcaaaaataatcatattaaagttaaaaattaattatatataatgaacAAATTTAAACTTCTAGATAAAACCTGAAGTTGAGTCCTTTCTTCCTGGCTTCCCTTTGGGCCTTCCTGAACTCCTCCATCTGAATCATATAATACGTCCCAATATACCAATCAAAGCTCATCTCTTGCTTCTCATAAGGTTGTTCCCTCGGGCAAAAGCCTCTTCCTCCTTTGTCCTTGAACTCAAAATGTGACGGCGATATCGTTCGAAGAAACACCTTCCCCTTGAAGCTCCTTCGATGATCAATCAAAGCTCTGAATGCAGTTTCAAAGGCAACCCTATATCCATAGTAACCTGTGAGGTCTGTTACATTAGTTTGATTGCATTGGTAGCAACCGACCAATTCACCCTTTTCGTAGTACATTAATGGCTTAGAGTACCAATGTCCAGATGAGATGATTACATAGTCAAAATCTCTTATTACAGAAGCCCATGTCTCATCAACATCGTTAAGATAAAGGACTATGGGTTTCTTAGGGGCGGGATCCACTCCCTGAGCCTTAACTAGATACTCGCTGTGCACATGAGTTAAGGTGAACTTGTAATCTTTGTAGAACCATTGGACAAATCTTGATTCATCTTCCTCCATGCTGGAATCGTTTTCATAATGAACAACCTAatcatatatatgaaaattcatGTCACAACAATGTAAGTTATAtatctataattaattaattttttttctttttctttttacttagCAAAAAGAAGACTTTTAACTATTGGTCATTGCTTTTAGGAGCCAGTTCGCATATTCATCTACATGAAAATTTAGTTTAAGCACCTTATTTTCCCATTGTTTTTGAGTAAAATCCATAGTTAGGGATTCCTTAATATGGTGGAGAAGAGTGATTTGTTTaggataaattatatgaaaccctCCTGCACTTAGGGTCATGTGCAACTTATTTTCCTGTGTTTTcgattgcataaaaaaattccttacactttcaaaatgttataATCAGtcataatttgttgttattttacataattttgtataataatctacatacaaaatatataattctaatatatcaaacaaatacaaaattttcattaattaaccaataaattgcacaaaattatgtaaaataacaataaattatgacttattacaatattttaaaagtgtaaatagattttttgatacAATCGAAAGCATAAGAGATAAGTTGCATATGACTCTAAATGCAaggggtttcatataatttacttATTTGTTTATAAGTCACAATTATTTATTGACTCACGGTACTGAATGTGAGATTATCTCtcttcaatataaatattttagttgagAGTGAATTCTGCACACAAATTAAGGGaatactatttatatttttatcatattaaaaaaataatctctaATTATGAGTCAAAAATAGTTGTAACTTATAAATAAGGGATcattcagttttttatttttgggatataGTCATAAAAACTAGCTTCATCTGACCAAAGCAAACAATATCGCATGGAGTGGCTGACCGAAACTTTAATTGCATATCATCTAAAAGGAGGAGGGGCTTACGCTACTCAATAGGCACCCCAACGACTGAAACTGATTCCTTGACAGAGAGTCCCCAACGAAGGCCATGGACTTGCCTCTGACGAGCTCCAGGAACTGAACCGGATCGAAGAGAGGCAGCTCGCACTCATCCGGCTTCCATCTCCACTTCATGAAATTTGTGTCTCTTCTTCCAAACTTGATGCAATTCTGTCCGCCATCAATCACACAGTGGGATCTATTCGTATAATAAGGCCCTCCTCCTCTGTACGGAATCCAATTCCCACTGAACAAGTCACACTTCTGCTCCGACCTCCGGCATCTGGACTCACTGGAATACCGCGAGGTTTCCGATGATTTTCCGGCATTAGCGCCTAGCAAAAGCAGCCTCAAGAATGGCAGATTGTCGGTGAAATAGTGGACGAGGACGAGGGCGAGGAGAATTAGGGTTAGGGTGAGCAGAAGGATTGCCGCTTGGTAGCTGCTGTTGGATGCTTGAGTTCTCCCCATTGGCGACCTTCCAAGGTGTCAGTTAAATCTTCATGTGTTTGATGAAGCCAGAAACTTCAGGAATTAAACTTCTGGCTGTCTGTAAACTGGAATTAATGGACATTAAGaagctaattaattaagatgctatatatatatatatatgttatagaTATGCAAAGCAACTTGTATAACCCCCCTTGTTtaattgttattaattaataattaattatgttcAGCGTTCATATTTTCTCATCAGTTTATGGTATTTATAATTATCACTAATAAAGCTCTAACCCAATCTACTATCCATATGGATGTTGAGTGTTAAAAGCACGAACACGTACGATTGAGTCTTCCAGTGACCCCAATTACATTTTaccattgttttaaaaattggacCGGATCGGCCGGTCAGACTGATTTAATCGGAAACCAATGACCTATCCGATTCGATTTGACATAAAAAGTCAAATCTCCTTTAACTCGATCAAAATTCAATCAGACCGGTGAAGTGGGAGCTGGGTTGACCCCGATTTTTTTCACcctctcatttatttttaaatttttaattcttaattaattctttaataacatatataacaattatataaaaaatattaattgtatattagttaataataatatttctcataataatatatagaatattagtatttcaaatatatattaaaacatatatttaatatatatattatttaattataatatatatatatgacattatCCGGTCTGACTAACTGACCCGTGACCCAATTAATAGGCCGATTCGCTCTCCGgtccaatttttaaaacattgcttTTTATGCCTTCCtaatcattaaaatattaattcaaagCCTCCCCCAATCTCAAGTCAATCTATAATAATTCCAAGGACTGAATTAAGTTATGGGTTGGTTGGTCATTGCTTAGCatataaagtttaaatttaaatttagtgatggttTTGAGAATTttgcttataaaatatttataaagtgtttgatatagaaatataaaaatatgtttattagtgagttttttattttattttttgagaagttaaaaaattatttttaaaatagggCTGTGCATTATTTGATTCAAATCGAATGGTTGGGTTTGGTTTGAGAGTTTTTACGGAATACATAgtttagtttaaatatttttaataaaaatgatttacaATTTGATTTAAGTTtgtgaaacaaacaaaaaaaaaaaaactgtaaatattcctattatattttacatcatataaaatctaaaattccaatttaattaaaagagaaaattatgatCAAACATTAGAATAACGCAATGAGCAAAAAAATACAAgacaataaatatatcttaactatatgttttattttattttatttttcttccatttgcaagtggatatatatatatatatataattttagcGTGGATGATTAATGTTTTACTCAGTGTTGTGTTATAGGTAAAAagtgattaaaaaataaaaaaatccaaaataactttttatataaGCTAAAAGTGTAAATTTGTCCATAACTGATTTAAGTCTTCCTTACAAGTTTGTCATTACATTCACAGATGATATACTTGTGTATTCAACCAGTGATAAAGAGCATGAGAGGCACTTGAGGGAAATACTACAAACCCTTAGGAAATATGAATTGTATCTGAAATTCTTAAAGTACAAAATTTGGTTCACCCCAAGTGTCATTCTTGGGACATATGATATAGATGGTGAATGCTAGTTGACTTGATCAGGATAGAAGTTGTAAGGAATTGTCAACAACTAAAGATGGTGATTGAGATTCAAACTTTCCTAAGATTAGTGGAATACCACTAGAGACTCATTGAGAGTTTCTCTAAGATTGTTGCGCTATTAAGTTGATTGTTACAGAAGATGGTCAAGTTTGAATCGAGAGACAAGTGCGTAAAGAGTTTTCATGAACTTAAGAATAGGTTGATTTTTACActtattgtttgaaaattaaaggATTATTCTCTTCgtgttttagttttaaatttatttttaattttatgttttaagtgtCTGTTTTGACATTGTTGAAAGtgcattctttttatttatagcatttttcatgttttagaaattttgagcgtatttgtgataaaaacagtcaaaatgactttttgttgttttcagttttctttataatttttttttattttcaaaaatacatttttaaaaatataaaagtaaacagGTTTTCACTGTTGTTGGAAAACTGAAAACAGTAAAACAGGGCGTAAAttgttcaaaataaattaaacaacttTTAAatggtcaaatattaaaaaattgtatgatttcaaaattctaattaCCATAATCTTAAATATTGAAAGGTTGCATCCTTTCAAAATTCTAACTACCCTGTCTATATATATTAAgacaattttagaaattaaatggaTGTAGAATACATtagaaacaaatagaaaaacCAGAAAACAAGTTTTGTCTGTATCAAAGAAGATCAAaactcttttt
This window harbors:
- the LOC127790899 gene encoding protein trichome birefringence-like 19, which translates into the protein MGRTQASNSSYQAAILLLTLTLILLALVLVHYFTDNLPFLRLLLLGANAGKSSETSRYSSESRCRRSEQKCDLFSGNWIPYRGGGPYYTNRSHCVIDGGQNCIKFGRRDTNFMKWRWKPDECELPLFDPVQFLELVRGKSMAFVGDSLSRNQFQSLGCLLSSVVHYENDSSMEEDESRFVQWFYKDYKFTLTHVHSEYLVKAQGVDPAPKKPIVLYLNDVDETWASVIRDFDYVIISSGHWYSKPLMYYEKGELVGCYQCNQTNVTDLTGYYGYRVAFETAFRALIDHRRSFKGKVFLRTISPSHFEFKDKGGRGFCPREQPYEKQEMSFDWYIGTYYMIQMEEFRKAQREARKKGLNFRLLDVTEAMRLRPDGHPNIYGLRPGQKIRSTDCLHWCLPGPIDTWNELLFQMLKNEKIAN
- the LOC127791167 gene encoding uncharacterized exonuclease domain-containing protein At3g15140 isoform X2, with amino-acid sequence MPRMDDPIHLEKFNHNCSVELKVSSDKFKHTRSQQLDFFLVLDLEGKVEILEFPVLMLDANTLDVVDVFHRFVRPSAMSEERTMQYIEGKYGKLGVDRVWHDTAIPFEEVIQQFEAWIGLHHLWEKELPGDLRKAAFVTCGNWDLKTKIPQQCRVSRMTLPPYFMEWINLKDIYLNFYKRRATGMMTMMRELQMPLVGSHHLGIDDTKNITRVLQRMLTDGALMQITARRNAEHPENVEFLFENRIR
- the LOC127791168 gene encoding uncharacterized protein LOC127791168, with translation MIPHPVDSCKILHPSNLKRSGSLKQSLCPVIHNHREREREREREREREREMEYRHFTHEHNLSLYQVQQGQEFRCSVCETLCKECMYACWHCGFFLHDHCGNANRFIRHPSHPPHPLILLPSPTYCGGAFLCNACAAPGTAFSYSCALCEIDLHLRCAFLPPEVTHKAHQHKLILSFNAKEAISGTCKLCNKELQAQQWSYCCVRCSGFRVHTSCATDKVRPGLYVDGEEEPGASQGRPQKEEQQQLEPSEDAVAQLLRYQLQMQMAEQILASSDLNSKS
- the LOC127791167 gene encoding uncharacterized exonuclease domain-containing protein At3g15140 isoform X1; protein product: MALSRVSWHRISLCGHKYLSSLFPFSLSGHLASSLQQTYPSRFNLSASLSSSTQESTPKQSSRWRPMCLYHAQGKCTKMDDPIHLEKFNHNCSVELKVSSDKFKHTRSQQLDFFLVLDLEGKVEILEFPVLMLDANTLDVVDVFHRFVRPSAMSEERTMQYIEGKYGKLGVDRVWHDTAIPFEEVIQQFEAWIGLHHLWEKELPGDLRKAAFVTCGNWDLKTKIPQQCRVSRMTLPPYFMEWINLKDIYLNFYKRRATGMMTMMRELQMPLITARRNAEHPENVEFLFENRIR